GCACAATAAGGATCTCGACGAGATTGATGATGCCGTTATGAAAATTAATACAAAATTATCAACCGCAACTATTTACTACTTCAGCTGCAACATCAACAACAACGAAGCGGTCCAGAAAAAGATGAAAACCTTCTTCGATACGCTAAACACCCTACATATAAAAAACCTAATAATAGATATTCGTAACAACACAGGAGGAGGAGATGAGAGCAACGATATTATTACCAATTACATCAAGCACTCCAACTTTCATATCAAGCAAAATTACGAGGGAATAGTCGACCCAGAAGCAAAAAAAGAGGCGATAGAATATGTAGATACGTATAGAGCAGAGAATCTATTTAACAGGGTCTTTTACCATTTGTTGATCCCCAATCATATTCTACTCCTAAAGGAGCTCCCCGTTGGAGATAAGTACAGATGCAAAGTCTCCGATGAGGTTGAAAGATGCTCCAAAGGCTATTCGGGAAATATCTTCATCGTGCAGGGAGCCTCCACCTGCTCAGCTGCCGCCGATTTCTCCTACTGGTTTAAAAAGTCGAAGCGAGGAGTACTCGTTGGCGAAGAAACAGGTGAGGCTACCGACTGCTTTAGTAATGCATTAGAAAATGCGCTGCCCAATAGCCAACTCAGCTTCATGGTTGCACAAGGTAGGTACACCTTGCCCAATGGCTCTGTAGCAAAAGGGGTAGAACCCGATTTCTACTTTAAAACAGACCGATACGACATATTTTTAAGTGAGAGTGAAATTAGGGCGATAATCAGCTTCAAAAAGTAATTAGGATTCCTGATTAGCGCTAATGACTCGTTTATACCTACACTATGATTTCAGATGCCAGAATAGGCACAATATTAAATTAAAATAGATTTCATGCTATTTACAAAATATCAAAATGAAATAAGAGTACTAATGATTGCCATGCTATGTATGGCTAGTTTAGACTCTGTATCACAAAAAGCGCCAAAGCTGAGCAAGGCAGAGATGAAAGCCGACATCGTCTACTTCTTCAACACCCTTAGGCAGCACCACCCCACCCCCTACTTCTTCTGCTCGAAGGATTCGGTCGAACGCGAGAAGAGCAAGCTCGAAAGCAGCCTCCCCGATTCGCTGTGCACCTACGACTTTGCCAAGCGGATCGGCACCCTCAACCATCTTTTCGACAGCCATACTGCTATCCTCTTCAGTTTTCTCGATCAGGATACAACCTTTCAGGCACTACCAAAGATCGTACACGTAGATGCCAACGGCGAAATATTTATCCGGGATAAATATGCTAATGCAACAACCAAGGTAACCGCCATAAACGGATGCCCAACTAAGGAGGTAATAGCAAAACTTAACCGCTACCTTATAAATGAAAGAATTAAACCTGCCCATAAAACCAATGAGGACTACCTAACAAGCTACGTTAACCTGTTGGGCATAAGCGCACCATTTACGTTCACCATCGCGTATAAGGACACCTCAGCAACAGTCAATATAACAGAACAGCACGTATTCGAAGATAAACGGGTAGGCTATAAACTCGATTTCACCGAAAGATTCAAGTACAATAAGGATTTCGACGAGATCGATGATGCAGTTATGAAAATTAATCAAAAACTATCAACCGCCATTATCTACTACTTCAACTGCAATATCAACAACAACGAAGTAGTCCAAAAAAAGATGAAAACCTTCTTCGATACGCTAAGCACGCTAGGCATAAAGAATCTGATTGTTGATATCCGCAACAACTCCGGTGGCAGCGACTACAGCAACGATACCATCACCAGCTACATTAAGCACCCCAGCTTTCACATCACTCAAGATTATGAGGGAAAAGTTGGTGATGCCTCGAAGAAAAAGGCAACGGAATATGTTGATAGGTATAGGGCCGAGAACCTGTTTAACCGAGTATTCTACCGTTTGCTAGTACCCAACAGCATCCTTTTTTTAAGGGATACACCAATTGGAGAAACATACAAAATCAGAGATAACTCTAAGGTAGAATGCAACCCCAAAGGCTATTCGGGAAATATCTTCATTTTGCAGGGTGCCTACACCTGCTCAGCTGCCGCCGATTTCTCCTACTGGTTTAAAAGATCGAAGCGGGGAATACTAGTTGGCGAAGAAACAGGAGAGGCAACCGACTGCTTTAGTAGAGCGCTAACGGATAAACTACCCAATAGCCAACTCGACTTAATGGTTGCACAAGGAAGGTATACGCTACCCAACGGTTCTGTTGCAAAAGGGGTAGAACCCGATTTCTACTTTAAAATAGATCCCGACAACATATTCCTAAGCGATAATGAAGTTGAAAAAATAATTTGCCTAAAGAGGTAGCACAAGCATAAAATACAACCAAGCAGACATAACAGCATACAAGCCATTACCCACTAAAACATATCACCTAATGAAAAACACCAAGCACCTCATCGCGCTGATCGGCCTGCTGGCCTTCGGCGCCTTCGGCACCAAAGCTCAAACCCGGATAAGCATCAGCTTCCCGGAGGCACAGCAGGAAACCGACGTTCGCGTCTACCGCCCCATAAACGGCCTCTACAACACCAGCTATGCCGGGCGAAAAGACCGGTATATGACCCAGAACAAGCAGGTAACCGCCAGCTTTAAGGTTAACGAAGCTGGGTTTGTTGGCCTAACGGGCAAGCTGATTGAGAAAAATTTCCGATTAATCCTTACCGATGGCGACTCGGTAGCCGCACGCTTCTATAAGGATAGCGTCCGCTTCGGAGGCTCAAACGCCAAAGGGCATGCCTACTACCGCAAGCATCAGTACGACTTCTTTCACATTGTTGCAAAACATAAAGACCACATAGTACCAATCGCAGAGGTACTCTCAAGAAGCAACGACACCATACAGAAGCAGGCTCAAACCTACCGCCAGATGCTCGAAAACAGAGAAATATCCAACAATTTCTACCAGGTTGCAATGGCCGACCTTTACTGCAACTACTACAACTACATCTTTTCTCAGGATATAGAACCAAAAGCCTATTACCCACAATTCTGCTATACGAAGGAGGAATGCCAGCTGGCGCTAGACGCCATCGAGAAATCGTACAATCCCTATCAAGAGAGCAATCGAGCAGCAGCATGGTTTCATGATAACATAAAAGACAGAGTTATTTACATACGAAAGGTTGGGCTAAAAGCCGACACATCGGCAACCAACGAGGTGCTCACATCATCCAAGTATATCGAACAGGGATTAAACAGGCTACCTAATAATCTTGTAGAAGATGCCTTAGGAATGAATCTCCTAACCCAACAAAAATCTGGGCTACCGCTAGAAAAGGATTACTTGGTAACACTTCAGGAGAAGTTCCCCCAAAGTCAGTACCTTAAGTACCTCGAAGAGATGAAGGCCATACAACGTGAGGGAATAGTCGTACCCGAAAAGGTATCGGCGTTTATTAGCTGCAGAACCGAGCAGGAAAAGCTTATTATCGAGAACGAAAAGGCATCGCAACCCAATACGCTAAAGGAGCTCGTAGCATGGCTAAACGGGCGTAAGGCATTCGTCGATGTTTGGGCTCCTTGGTGTAGTCCCTGCGTGCAGGAGTTTAAGCAACACGCACAAACCAGCTTTGCGCTACGGATGCTAGGCTACACCCCTGTATTTATTTCATTAAACACCAACGATAAGATGAAATCGATGTGGCAGCAGCGGATTATAGACGACAGGCTTACCGGCTACCACATATCGGCCAGCAAGGAGCTGATTAAAGAGCTAGAGGAGCTAGTAGGAAAAGCGATTCCAAGGTACGTTGTTATTGGCTCGAATGGAGATATTCTAAGCAAGGATGCACCTCGTCCAAGCAATCGCGATTTTATGAAATTCCTTTCTGGGTTAGGTAAACAGTAGCTAATAAAAGGGGCTGCCCTATACTTTTGGGGCTGCCCCTTTTCTGCCTTTTTTATCCCTGC
This window of the uncultured Acetobacteroides sp. genome carries:
- a CDS encoding S41 family peptidase, with the protein product MNTITHYKRKAPVAVALLLAIFCMAGASASAQVNKRLSKAEMKTDIDYFFNTLRQHHPNPYFFCSKDSVEREKSKLESSLPDSLCTYDFAKRIGTLNHLFDSHTTILFNFFYQDTTIRVLPKIIELNSNDEVYIRNKFTSSSTRVTAINGYPTKEVMTRLNSYFTNEKIIPFQSVKKSYLRRYINLLNINPPFTFTIAYKDTSATVNITDQHLFEDKRVGYKLDFTQCFKHNKDLDEIDDAVMKINTKLSTATIYYFSCNINNNEAVQKKMKTFFDTLNTLHIKNLIIDIRNNTGGGDESNDIITNYIKHSNFHIKQNYEGIVDPEAKKEAIEYVDTYRAENLFNRVFYHLLIPNHILLLKELPVGDKYRCKVSDEVERCSKGYSGNIFIVQGASTCSAAADFSYWFKKSKRGVLVGEETGEATDCFSNALENALPNSQLSFMVAQGRYTLPNGSVAKGVEPDFYFKTDRYDIFLSESEIRAIISFKK
- a CDS encoding S41 family peptidase, whose protein sequence is MLFTKYQNEIRVLMIAMLCMASLDSVSQKAPKLSKAEMKADIVYFFNTLRQHHPTPYFFCSKDSVEREKSKLESSLPDSLCTYDFAKRIGTLNHLFDSHTAILFSFLDQDTTFQALPKIVHVDANGEIFIRDKYANATTKVTAINGCPTKEVIAKLNRYLINERIKPAHKTNEDYLTSYVNLLGISAPFTFTIAYKDTSATVNITEQHVFEDKRVGYKLDFTERFKYNKDFDEIDDAVMKINQKLSTAIIYYFNCNINNNEVVQKKMKTFFDTLSTLGIKNLIVDIRNNSGGSDYSNDTITSYIKHPSFHITQDYEGKVGDASKKKATEYVDRYRAENLFNRVFYRLLVPNSILFLRDTPIGETYKIRDNSKVECNPKGYSGNIFILQGAYTCSAAADFSYWFKRSKRGILVGEETGEATDCFSRALTDKLPNSQLDLMVAQGRYTLPNGSVAKGVEPDFYFKIDPDNIFLSDNEVEKIICLKR
- a CDS encoding redoxin family protein; translation: MKNTKHLIALIGLLAFGAFGTKAQTRISISFPEAQQETDVRVYRPINGLYNTSYAGRKDRYMTQNKQVTASFKVNEAGFVGLTGKLIEKNFRLILTDGDSVAARFYKDSVRFGGSNAKGHAYYRKHQYDFFHIVAKHKDHIVPIAEVLSRSNDTIQKQAQTYRQMLENREISNNFYQVAMADLYCNYYNYIFSQDIEPKAYYPQFCYTKEECQLALDAIEKSYNPYQESNRAAAWFHDNIKDRVIYIRKVGLKADTSATNEVLTSSKYIEQGLNRLPNNLVEDALGMNLLTQQKSGLPLEKDYLVTLQEKFPQSQYLKYLEEMKAIQREGIVVPEKVSAFISCRTEQEKLIIENEKASQPNTLKELVAWLNGRKAFVDVWAPWCSPCVQEFKQHAQTSFALRMLGYTPVFISLNTNDKMKSMWQQRIIDDRLTGYHISASKELIKELEELVGKAIPRYVVIGSNGDILSKDAPRPSNRDFMKFLSGLGKQ